CCGTTTTGACGAGCTATTCAATGCCGCTAAAAAAGTACCTGCGCCTGAGGCCGAGCAGACCAAAAGTACCAAACTATCTAAAAGCAAAGACCCCAACTATATCCGTACAACTGTTTACCTTCCCAAGGAATTACATCGACAACTGAAGTCTGTAGCGGTGTCGGATGAGCAGGAGATGAGCCAGATTGTTGAAGAATCCCTTGTCCAGTATCTAAAATCCCGCTCGACTCATCTAGATGTTTAAATTCTTGTGCGATCTCGCCACTACGTCCTGATAGCGGCGATCGTAGCTACCAGCGCCTATTTTTCTGCCTCATCTCCCCGAAACAGCTATTAAGCCAATTGGTATATTAATGTTCTACTAGCTGGATTTCGGACTTTTCCTGGTGAGTCAGTAGTAGTGAGAGCGCTACAGATAGGCTATAGACAAATTTGGGGAAGCAAGCACGGAACAAACATATCTCCTTTGAAGGCAGATAGCTCAGTTCTGAGCGGTCATTAAACTTCTGGCACGAATCAGGTAGAAAATGGCTTTCATTAGATCAGAGTGAGGAATCACCCATGACCTACGAACACCTCAAAGACCTAAAGCATAGTGCCTTCAAGCGACGAAGTGGCATTAATGAATCCAGCAATGATTGACCCACTAGCTCTCCCCTCACTACCACTGCTTGAACATCGTCATCTACCCAAGTATCCAGCTATTTACTTTGCTCTGAAAGGCAATAAAGTTCTATCGCTCTTGTGTCACTTTCGGGAAATTCGACGAGTTTATGTTGTATCAGCCCACGAAAAATCAAGGTTTCATCCCAGTTTGACAGAAAAGCGCTACATTGGCAGAGCTAACAATCTCTATCGCCGCTGGCTAGCTCATCATCGTTGGAATCAATTTCAGAGTCTAATAATTACTGAAAACATTCAGATAGCATGGCTGGAGTGCGATGACACCAACTTACTACCGGAGATTGAGAAGGCGTTGATTAAGTATTTTTAGCCACGCATTAACGGCGCTAAAAATCGCCTCATGCGTCGAAATCCCAATGCCTCATATGTTTGTACATACATAACCCATGAAATGGAAAAAGAGTTGGAAGAATGGGCAAATGAGGAAGAACGCTCTATGTGTTGGCTTGTTGCCAAATTGATTGAGGAAGCGCTTCTTAGGCGTCGGTAACAGAAGCGCCAACAATCGTCGAGACAAAGTGAGAAGTAGCGATGCCTGTGACCCGAACTACGCACTCCTGACCCCAACCTAGGCAGAACGTAAGCAGGTTTTCAAAAGAACTGTCCAGCACAAATTAGATGTAGTTTAGTAAAAAACTGGATATAAATGTTAAGAAGCAGACGCACTCAGATTAAAAATTCTGCTAAACAACTCCAACAAGAAAGCGAGTTGCAATCCCCGGCTTTATTAGAACTAGCTAGAATTCTTTATGCTCGTTTAAACGAGCAAGGATTTGAATTTCCCAATGAAATCAAAAAAAGCTATCCAGAATTAGAAAAGTTTTTAACCACTAAGCTAGCAACATTCGCCGCCGAAGCCTTGCTGGAGCAGATTAATTTTAAAGACCTACCTGTAGAGGATATAACTGCTCTACTAGGAATTGAAAAAAAACCGATACCCGTAACAGAACCCAAGCTGTCAACCTTAGAAGAGATTCCTTCCTCATCTCCCTTCAGAGTAGGAGTAGAATCTTGCTACCGAACTGATAAATGGAAAAATAGCCCTGACAACTGGGGAGTTTTTGAATCTCCTTGCAAAAATAAACCTAGCAATAGTGTAGAAGTTTATATATCAGGGGGAAATGATGGCGAAATATTAGCGCTTGAAGCCGCCTTGCAAATCATCGATCTAATTGGCATAGATGCAGCAAAACTTCAGTTAGTTTTTGCTTCGCATCTACTTAATCAGCCTAACCCTTGTCTTGCTAAGTTTTCTTTGAAAGGAACCGAAGTCATCAAACAAATAGGCTGGGATAAAAAACATCGGTTAACCATTTCTGAAAAGCTAGCTCAACTTGCCAGCATTTCCTTCCATTTAGGAAGAATGCTGATGAGCTGTACGTGGGTTGAAGGAAAGCCCAAAGGCAATAAAGTTAATGCCAGTGTTAGCGTCTCTCCTCTGTGGGTTGTTAAGACAGATGTGATAGGGCAAAAGAACTTACTTACAGGGAAAGTAGAGCAGCCTGATGAGGTTTATATCACTGTAAGCCCTGGCCCTTGGGTTGATAGCTGGTTAAATCGGGTTGGAGCAAGAGCTGGTACGGCGTTATGTCAGTTTGGTTGGCTAGCTACGAAAATCTTGAAAATTGACCCCTACCACGATGAACTTGCTCTCAAGCTGGCAATTCACCTGACCATGTTAAGCCGGATCAAGGCTAGGGATATAAAACCCTACGGACATAAAGTAGGTGAGCTTTTAGAGGCGGTAGAACTGGAAGCCCAAATTAACACAGCTCGTTCTGATAGGGATAAAGCCCGTGACTTAAAAAATTGCTGGAATAATGCCCTGAGCCTGCTGATGAGTCTGGGTTGGCAAATCATTTTTGACGATGCCACCTACCCGGACTGGATAAGACCCAATAGCAAAGCTGAAAAACCCTCTGGCTGGAAAGACAAGAAAATCATTGATTGGCTGTGGGAAGCCAAACTGACGATTATACCACCAGAGCCAATTCCAGCCCTGCTAGCCACCAAAACGGAGCCTAAGCAACTAAAGCCAGCCCCCAAGCTCGAAAAGCTATCACCTCTCACACCATCTCAAGTGCGGCAAGTGCGGCAGGCCAAAGGATGGAGCCAAGCTAAACTAGCGGGATTTCTGGGAGTGTCGCAATCGCTAGTGACCAAGATTGAACGCGGCGAGCGTCCGATAAATCCAGAACTAGAGACTAAACTGCGAAAACTATTGGACATTCTCCAAGGCTAGACAACGTTCCAGAGCCTAAAACCAGCCCTTTTGTGGGCTGGTTTTTTTACTAGAGGTTAATACGAATTTGTACTATAAAAAATTACCCTAGAAAATAGGCTTCAAGCCTTTACAACATAAGGCTTTCAGCTTTAGTACAAAAATGCCCCATCGTCCCACCAAAACGCCCCATCGTCCCACCAAAACGCCCCATCGTCCCACAAGGCTTTTTTGGAACCATTGCCCTATAAAGCTTTCAGCGTTTTAGTACATCCCGATCAGTTTGAGAAGTTTGATGGGCGTACAGCCCTCCTTGAATCCGGGCTGGCATAATTAGGAAAAGAAAAAACAGCGCCGCGTCGCGAAAAAAACCACCGCTGATGGCAAGGCACAAAAACCACCAAAAATCAGCCGATGGCAAGGCTAAACAGCAGCAGATGACGACTTGGGGAAACCCAAGAAGCCAGCTAACCCTTGACGCAAAACTTAGCCCATTGCCAGTCAATGTGCTGGAAGACGCCTTAACCCAAAAGCATTAGGCGATCGCCTAGTTGCCCTAAAGTAAAAACACACCTATTTAGAGGATTGTTTATGAGGTTGCGAAAAAAGCAGCCATAGTCAAAACCCTAAAACAACAACACCCCCACTCAAACGAGTAGGGGTATCGTGCAGACCTGTTGGTCTGTGGTCATCTTAATAAACGGAGCAAAGTCGCTCAGACAGTCCAATTAGGGAACGCTCTTTATCTTGGCGGATACTCGTTCTCTATCGCACTGGCTGGAACGCGGTTTTAGTGGTCTTCGATGCCTTGTAGCTATAAATTGGCATTCGTAGCTACAAATTGGCTTTGGGTAATTACCATCTAGCTTATCTCGAAATCCAAAGCCAGCGCAACACGCACGCGCCACCACAAACCGCACGACTTTGGCTCCTACAAACCCCACTATGTAAGGAGTTTAGCTCGTGCCACTACAAATATTGGAGTTATTAAAGCGCGTGTGCCGCTGTCAACCTCACTTAGAGGTGGCAGCATGAGTCAATTCAAACTCTTTAAGCGCGGTAGCTGCCCCATCTGTAACGGTCTTCGGAAAGACTGTCGCGAGAACGCTCACACCCAGATCGTCCACTGTCGAGCTGATGTTGTTTCAGCGCCAGGGTATCGCTTCATCAAGCAAGACACCTGGGGCTTCAATATGTGGGCTGTTGACCGGGGACAAGATTCTTGGAACGAGCAAGAGTGGGAAACCCACCGTCGTCAGCTAGCAGCCGGACGAGAGCGACGACTGCAAGAAGAAGCCAAACACTTTGCTTCTCTGCTTAATGTTGAAGAGCGCGATCGCCAAATCCGCAAGCTTCACCAACAGCTAGGGCTTTCTACAAAACATCGGCAGAAATTACGCGACCGAGGGTTAACAAATGCCCAAATTGACGCAGGATTGTTCTTCAGCATTGCACCTTGGCAAGAAATCAGCGGCATCAATGCGAGACTCGCCGGGGTGGATTTGTGGGGTAAAAAGCTGCTAATTCCTGCTTCTGGCATTGGATGTCCGGTAAGGGATGAATTAGGGCGTTTAATCGGCT
The nucleotide sequence above comes from Funiculus sociatus GB2-C1. Encoded proteins:
- a CDS encoding helix-turn-helix domain-containing protein; this encodes MLRSRRTQIKNSAKQLQQESELQSPALLELARILYARLNEQGFEFPNEIKKSYPELEKFLTTKLATFAAEALLEQINFKDLPVEDITALLGIEKKPIPVTEPKLSTLEEIPSSSPFRVGVESCYRTDKWKNSPDNWGVFESPCKNKPSNSVEVYISGGNDGEILALEAALQIIDLIGIDAAKLQLVFASHLLNQPNPCLAKFSLKGTEVIKQIGWDKKHRLTISEKLAQLASISFHLGRMLMSCTWVEGKPKGNKVNASVSVSPLWVVKTDVIGQKNLLTGKVEQPDEVYITVSPGPWVDSWLNRVGARAGTALCQFGWLATKILKIDPYHDELALKLAIHLTMLSRIKARDIKPYGHKVGELLEAVELEAQINTARSDRDKARDLKNCWNNALSLLMSLGWQIIFDDATYPDWIRPNSKAEKPSGWKDKKIIDWLWEAKLTIIPPEPIPALLATKTEPKQLKPAPKLEKLSPLTPSQVRQVRQAKGWSQAKLAGFLGVSQSLVTKIERGERPINPELETKLRKLLDILQG
- a CDS encoding GIY-YIG nuclease family protein, which produces MPSSDEVALMNPAMIDPLALPSLPLLEHRHLPKYPAIYFALKGNKVLSLLCHFREIRRVYVVSAHEKSRFHPSLTEKRYIGRANNLYRRWLAHHRWNQFQSLIITENIQIAWLECDDTNLLPEIEKALIKYF
- a CDS encoding ribbon-helix-helix domain-containing protein, producing the protein MEKELEEWANEEERSMCWLVAKLIEEALLRRR